Proteins co-encoded in one Pelobates fuscus isolate aPelFus1 chromosome 5, aPelFus1.pri, whole genome shotgun sequence genomic window:
- the LOC134612689 gene encoding dnaJ homolog subfamily A member 4-like, with product MVKETGYYDTLGVKPSSSPDEIKKAYRKLALKYHPDKNPNEGEKFKLISQAYEVLSDPKKRDIYDQGGEQAIKEGGMSSNHFSSPMDIFDMFFGGGSRMNREKRGKNVVHQLSVSFEDLYNGSSRRLALQKRVICDKCEGRGGKKGALEKCMTCKGRGVQIIVQQLGPGMVQQIQTMCSDCRGEGERINPKDRCKQCNGNKVIPEKKILEVHIKKGMKDGQKVVFHGEGDQEPGLEPGDVVVVLDQRDHDVFQRQDDNLITKMEIQLVEALCGFKKTLNTLDGRVLLIKSYPGEVIKHAHVKCIQNEGMPLQRDPFEKGLLIIQFLVTFPKNNWLPLNKLPLLEALLPPREEIMVTDDMEMVELTEFDIREQSQHYRGEAYHEDDLPRGGVQCQTS from the exons atggtgaaggaaactgGCTATTATGATACTCTCGGGGTGAAACCCAGTTCTTCTCCTGATGAAATTAAAAAAGCTTACCGCAAGCTGGCCTTAAAATACCACCCAGACAAAAATCCCAATGAAGGAGAAAAG tTTAAGCTAATCTCCCAAGCTTATGAGGTGCTTTCTGACCCAAAAAAGAGAGACATCTATGATCAGGGTGGAGAGCAAGCCATCAAAGAAGGTGGAATGTCTAGCAACCACTTCTCCTCTCCTATGGACATTTTTGACATGTTCTTTGGTGGTGGTAGCCGCATGAACAGAGAGAAAAGAG GCAAGAATGTAGTTCATCAGTTGTCTGTATCCTTCGAAGACTTGTATAATGGCTCATCTCGAAGACTTGCACTACAGAAGAGAGTAATTTGTGACAAGTGTGAAG GTCGAGGTGGTAAAAAAGGAGCATTAGAAAAATGTATGACTTGTAAGGGTCGTGGTGTGCAGATTATTGTACAGCAGCTTGGACCTGGCATGGTCCAGCAAATACAGACCATGTGTTCAGACTGTCGTGGAGAAGGAGAGCGCATAAACCCCAAGGACCGCTGCAAGCAGTGTAATGGCAATAAGGTTATCCCTGAAAAGAAGATCCTAGAAGTTCACATTAAGAAAG GTATGAAAGATGGGCAAAAGGTTGTGTTTCATGGAGAAGGGGACCAGGAGCCAGGTCTGGAACCTGGTGATGTAGTTGTAGTTCTAGATCAGAGAGACCATGATGTCTTCCAAAGGCAAGATGATAACCTAATTACGAAAATGGAGATCCAGCTAGTTGAAGCATTGTGTGGCTTCAAGAAAACACTTAATACATTGGATGGCCGTGTTCTTCTAATCAAATCTTACCCAG GTGAAGTGATAAAACATGCCCATGTGAAATGTATTCAGAATGAAGGAATGCCCCTGCAGAGAGATCCATTTGAAAAGGGACTTCTGATCATCCAATTCCTG GTTACCTTCCCTAAAAATAACTGGCTCCCTCTGAACAAACTACCCCTGTTGGAGGCCTTACTTCCACCCCGAGAAGAGATAATGGTAACAGATGACATGGAAATGGTAGAACTAACAGAATTTGACATCAGAGAGCAAAGCCAGCATTACAGAGGAGAGGCATACCACGAAGATGACCTTCCCAGGGGTGGTGTGCAGTGTCAAACATCCTGA